In the Paenibacillus sp. FSL H7-0357 genome, one interval contains:
- the ald gene encoding alanine dehydrogenase: protein MIVGVPKEIKNNENRVAITPAGVGALRKAGHEVLVEQSAGAGSGFTDSEYLEKGAEVLDAAAGVWSKAAMIIKVKEPLPEEYGYFRKGLILFTYLHLAPEAGLTQALVESGVTAVGYETIQLEDGSLPLLIPMSEVAGRMAVQIGARLLEKPHGGKGILLSGVPGVQAGEVVIIGGGIVGTNAARIALGMGARVTVLDLNASRLRELDDIFDGRVATLMSDSYHIEQAVRKADLLIGAVLIPGARAPKLVKEYMVRQMAEGSVIVDVAIDQGGSIETIDRITTHESPTYVKFGVVHYAVANMPGAVARTSTLALTNVTIPYALQIADLGIHGAGVKNAALARGLNVVAGQVTNLAVAQSLGYEAADGLEVLAAQGV from the coding sequence ATGATTGTCGGAGTACCCAAAGAGATCAAAAATAATGAGAACCGTGTAGCGATTACTCCAGCCGGAGTGGGGGCGCTCCGCAAAGCAGGTCATGAGGTGCTGGTCGAGCAATCGGCAGGCGCGGGCAGTGGATTCACGGACAGTGAATATCTGGAGAAGGGTGCAGAGGTGCTTGACGCTGCGGCCGGGGTCTGGAGCAAAGCAGCGATGATCATTAAAGTGAAGGAACCGCTGCCGGAAGAGTATGGCTACTTTCGCAAGGGGCTAATCCTGTTCACGTATCTGCACCTCGCTCCTGAGGCCGGCCTTACCCAAGCGCTTGTGGAGAGCGGAGTAACTGCGGTCGGCTACGAGACGATACAGCTTGAAGACGGATCGTTGCCGCTGCTTATCCCGATGAGCGAGGTAGCCGGACGGATGGCTGTACAGATTGGCGCTCGGCTGCTGGAGAAGCCGCATGGCGGCAAAGGTATCTTGCTTAGCGGAGTTCCGGGCGTGCAGGCCGGTGAAGTGGTCATCATTGGCGGAGGGATCGTCGGCACAAATGCGGCGAGGATTGCGCTGGGAATGGGTGCACGCGTGACGGTGCTTGATTTAAATGCCAGCCGGCTTCGTGAGCTGGATGATATTTTTGACGGGCGAGTGGCTACCCTTATGTCTGATTCTTATCACATTGAACAAGCTGTACGCAAAGCCGACCTGTTGATCGGTGCAGTGCTTATACCAGGTGCCCGTGCACCGAAGCTGGTAAAAGAGTACATGGTGCGGCAAATGGCAGAAGGTTCTGTAATTGTAGATGTGGCGATTGACCAAGGGGGTTCGATTGAGACAATCGACCGGATTACTACACATGAGAGCCCGACCTATGTAAAGTTTGGTGTTGTGCACTATGCTGTGGCCAACATGCCGGGCGCGGTTGCCCGGACTTCAACGCTAGCGCTGACCAATGTAACCATTCCTTATGCCCTGCAAATTGCCGATTTGGGTATTCATGGAGCAGGGGTGAAGAACGCGGCGCTTGCCCGCGGACTTAATGTCGTGGCCGGACAGGTGACCAATTTGGCTGTTGCACAAAGTCTGGGATATGAGGCGGCGGATGGGCTGGAGGTACTGGCTGCTCAAGGGGTGTGA
- a CDS encoding ABC transporter ATP-binding protein yields the protein MLKVQGINVYYGAIHALKDLSIHVEQGEIVTLIGANGAGKSTLLKTLSGLLKPKTGSIEFLDKSITSQSVQAIVKQGLIHCPEGRRVFANMSVEENLELGAYLQESGSLAADFEKVYDIFPRLRERKKQQAGTLSGGEQQMLAMGRAIMGHPQLLLLDEPSMGLAPLLVQDIFKIIKDVNEAGTTVLLVEQNAHQALKIAHRAYVLETGRVVLEGDAKELADSEEIKMAYLGH from the coding sequence ATGCTTAAAGTACAGGGGATCAATGTTTATTATGGAGCCATTCATGCTCTGAAGGACCTTAGCATCCATGTCGAGCAAGGGGAAATTGTAACACTGATCGGAGCCAATGGTGCAGGCAAATCAACGCTCCTGAAGACTCTGTCAGGTCTGCTTAAACCCAAGACAGGCAGCATTGAATTTCTGGATAAATCAATAACCAGCCAGAGTGTTCAGGCGATCGTCAAGCAGGGCTTGATCCATTGTCCTGAAGGACGCCGCGTGTTCGCCAATATGTCTGTTGAAGAGAACCTTGAGCTTGGCGCTTACCTGCAGGAATCCGGAAGTCTGGCGGCTGATTTCGAGAAGGTGTACGACATCTTTCCGAGGCTCCGGGAACGCAAGAAGCAGCAGGCAGGTACTTTGTCCGGTGGCGAACAGCAGATGCTTGCCATGGGGCGGGCCATTATGGGGCATCCCCAGCTGCTGCTGCTGGATGAGCCATCCATGGGGCTTGCACCGCTGCTGGTACAGGATATTTTCAAGATTATTAAAGATGTGAACGAAGCCGGAACTACTGTGCTGCTGGTGGAGCAAAATGCGCATCAGGCGCTCAAAATCGCCCACCGCGCCTACGTGCTGGAAACGGGCAGGGTTGTTCTTGAAGGGGATGCCAAGGAATTGGCAGATTCCGAAGAAATCAAAATGGCCTATCTCGGGCACTAA
- a CDS encoding PAS domain-containing protein, producing MPFSISISLIRSLNALPHNALVIDSQGIILFTNDSWKEYNNHYGLSPHADWTGADALELFEQSMSTPSQITALKEALHHILRGESLISSSEFILQTAAKGSRRFRVDAFPLIHENPAANQAIILSLQDVGPVVTSQPVQPVRTIQPLRLHQKNPQPLVPICASCKSIRNSSEEWVTIERFLLQQLSLQFTHDICPDCIRELYPKYAAALKW from the coding sequence TTGCCATTCAGCATATCCATTTCCCTCATCCGTTCCCTTAATGCTCTGCCGCATAATGCACTGGTTATCGACAGTCAGGGGATCATCCTGTTCACCAACGACTCCTGGAAGGAATACAACAACCATTATGGACTCTCCCCGCATGCCGATTGGACTGGCGCTGATGCTCTGGAGTTATTCGAACAATCGATGTCCACCCCTTCCCAGATCACTGCACTTAAGGAGGCGCTGCATCACATCCTTCGCGGCGAGTCTTTAATATCCAGTTCCGAGTTTATTCTACAGACTGCGGCCAAAGGCAGCAGAAGATTCCGTGTAGATGCCTTTCCGCTTATCCACGAGAATCCGGCAGCAAACCAGGCTATCATTCTCTCTCTGCAGGATGTTGGTCCTGTTGTCACAAGTCAGCCTGTTCAGCCTGTCCGAACGATCCAGCCGTTGCGTTTGCACCAGAAGAATCCTCAACCTCTTGTTCCTATCTGCGCCTCCTGCAAATCCATCCGCAACAGCAGCGAGGAGTGGGTGACCATTGAACGTTTCCTGCTGCAGCAGCTGTCTTTGCAATTCACCCATGATATTTGTCCGGATTGCATCCGTGAGCTGTACCCGAAATACGCCGCAGCTCTGAAATGGTGA
- a CDS encoding GyrI-like domain-containing protein gives MTEPLRQSSYDGTTEGYAPKFKPRVIELIRQQLEKEAPQRTDSIGGEKPYVLDLPELQVIGWQNLNQAGEPYADIWGHVFGEIDIDSKFDSIPSKVQSSGCYLGIFEGRDSVPKLWEQSAWDTGYFLGVEVGDHGTVPEGLVHKDYPASKYAIFIAKGVPTAAFQSTWDYIHQEWLPSGEFKFNEAGVFFINYTEKSGPDDERFEAHLCVPVVGK, from the coding sequence ATGACAGAGCCGTTACGCCAGAGCAGCTATGATGGAACTACCGAGGGATACGCCCCTAAATTCAAACCGCGGGTAATCGAACTGATCCGCCAGCAGCTGGAAAAAGAAGCCCCTCAGCGCACCGACTCCATTGGCGGAGAAAAGCCTTATGTGCTAGATTTACCGGAGCTTCAAGTCATCGGCTGGCAGAACCTCAATCAAGCAGGCGAGCCTTATGCCGATATCTGGGGACATGTCTTCGGAGAAATCGATATCGACAGCAAATTTGATTCCATTCCGTCAAAAGTCCAGAGCAGCGGCTGTTACCTGGGCATCTTCGAAGGCCGCGATTCGGTTCCCAAGCTGTGGGAGCAATCCGCCTGGGATACCGGCTATTTTTTAGGCGTTGAGGTAGGAGATCACGGTACAGTTCCCGAAGGTCTTGTGCATAAGGATTACCCCGCATCCAAATATGCTATTTTTATCGCCAAGGGTGTGCCCACAGCTGCGTTTCAGAGCACATGGGATTATATCCATCAGGAATGGCTGCCATCAGGTGAATTCAAGTTCAACGAAGCCGGGGTTTTCTTCATCAACTATACAGAGAAGTCAGGACCTGATGACGAAAGATTCGAGGCCCATCTGTGTGTACCTGTGGTGGGAAAATAG
- a CDS encoding pentapeptide repeat-containing protein, protein MNYKIDPPKIADPLSLPVQQVFSLESKEEFSLCAISDTFIEYQEASKVSFDKVLFKNVTITESTLRAVELTDVIFENCDLSNVDFSEAFIHRTEFKLCKMIGTDFTRARFQNVRVTDCIGDFASFRFGNFKQTAFENSSLNSADFYQSTFNKMSFSVCKIDQAVMAGSKLRDIDLSDCEFSGLNVDIEDLPGCIISADQAASFAGLLGLVIK, encoded by the coding sequence ATGAACTATAAAATTGATCCGCCCAAAATCGCCGACCCGCTCTCTCTGCCAGTGCAGCAAGTGTTCTCCCTGGAGTCCAAAGAGGAGTTCAGCCTCTGCGCCATCAGCGATACCTTCATTGAATACCAGGAAGCGTCCAAGGTATCCTTCGATAAAGTACTGTTCAAAAATGTCACGATTACCGAGTCCACACTCCGTGCTGTCGAGCTGACGGATGTGATCTTTGAAAACTGCGATCTGTCCAACGTGGATTTCAGCGAAGCCTTCATTCACCGGACTGAGTTCAAGCTGTGCAAAATGATCGGAACCGACTTTACCAGAGCAAGATTCCAGAATGTCCGTGTGACGGACTGCATAGGGGACTTCGCCAGCTTCCGGTTCGGAAACTTCAAACAAACGGCCTTCGAGAACAGTTCACTCAACAGCGCCGACTTCTATCAATCGACTTTCAATAAAATGTCGTTCTCAGTCTGCAAAATCGATCAGGCGGTAATGGCAGGCTCCAAATTAAGAGATATCGACTTAAGCGACTGCGAATTCAGCGGCCTGAATGTGGATATTGAAGATCTGCCGGGCTGTATTATTTCCGCAGATCAGGCGGCTTCTTTTGCCGGGCTGCTGGGCCTCGTCATTAAGTAG
- a CDS encoding ABC transporter ATP-binding protein gives MTASQAAVLLDVKEASRSFGGLKALSEVSLHINKGELIGLIGPNGAGKTTLFNLLTGVYPPSTGSILLNNESIGGMKPYKINHKGAARTFQNIRLFTAMTVLENVKIAFHQHARHSLFTSMLRLPKHFKGEDEITRKAMDILKIFNLADQSEEVASNLSYGNQRRLEIARALAAGPKLLLLDEPAAGMNPNETRDLMNLIAWIREEFDLTILLIEHDMSLVMGVCNRIYVLDRGILIADGTPAEIRNNPKVIEAYLGQEA, from the coding sequence ATGACAGCATCACAGGCAGCAGTGCTTCTTGACGTTAAAGAGGCCAGCCGTTCCTTTGGAGGGCTTAAGGCGCTCAGCGAAGTTTCTCTTCACATTAACAAAGGTGAACTGATCGGTCTGATTGGGCCGAATGGTGCCGGCAAAACGACGCTTTTCAACCTGTTAACCGGCGTATACCCGCCCTCTACAGGCAGCATTCTTCTTAACAATGAGTCCATTGGCGGGATGAAGCCCTACAAGATCAACCATAAGGGCGCTGCGCGCACCTTCCAGAATATCCGGCTGTTTACGGCCATGACAGTATTGGAGAATGTCAAAATCGCCTTTCACCAGCATGCCAGACATTCCTTATTCACCTCCATGCTGCGGCTGCCGAAGCATTTCAAGGGAGAGGACGAAATTACACGGAAGGCGATGGATATTCTCAAAATATTCAATCTCGCGGACCAGAGTGAAGAGGTTGCCAGCAATCTCAGCTATGGTAACCAGCGGCGTCTGGAAATTGCACGGGCGCTGGCGGCAGGGCCGAAGCTGCTGCTGCTGGATGAACCGGCGGCGGGCATGAACCCGAACGAGACGCGGGACTTAATGAATCTGATCGCCTGGATACGCGAGGAATTTGACCTCACCATTCTGTTGATCGAGCATGATATGTCGCTTGTTATGGGCGTCTGCAACCGGATTTATGTCTTGGATCGCGGGATACTGATTGCTGATGGAACTCCGGCGGAGATTCGGAATAATCCCAAGGTTATCGAAGCGTATTTGGGACAGGAGGCGTAA
- a CDS encoding MBL fold metallo-hydrolase, producing MKIQLIRNAALWLEYGGVTFLIDPMLSEQGANPPIVNTENDRRNPLVPLPGPVQQWLSPDAVLVTHLHQDHWDAAAVSLLPHEIPLLCQDGDQDTIAAQGFGNITVVQDNAALTFRGVTLTRTAGRHGTGEIGERMGKVSGFVFKAEGEPVLYLAGDTIWCAEVKQALDEYSPEVVIVNAGGAQFITGGHITMNDQDVVDLCHYAPEASVITVHMDAINHCLVTRDLLKARLQQEGLLNRVALPLDGEWIQIDA from the coding sequence ATGAAAATTCAATTGATCCGCAATGCGGCCTTATGGCTGGAATACGGCGGTGTTACCTTCCTGATCGACCCGATGCTCAGCGAACAGGGAGCCAATCCGCCGATTGTGAATACGGAGAATGACCGCAGAAATCCGCTCGTTCCTTTGCCGGGGCCGGTTCAGCAGTGGCTTTCACCGGATGCTGTACTGGTTACACATCTGCATCAGGATCACTGGGATGCGGCGGCGGTGTCACTTTTGCCGCATGAGATCCCGCTGTTATGCCAGGATGGGGATCAGGATACAATCGCTGCCCAAGGGTTCGGTAATATCACCGTGGTACAAGACAATGCTGCATTAACGTTCCGTGGGGTGACCCTGACACGAACCGCAGGCCGGCATGGAACAGGAGAGATCGGAGAGCGGATGGGCAAGGTATCCGGTTTTGTCTTTAAGGCTGAAGGTGAGCCTGTGCTGTATCTGGCCGGAGACACCATCTGGTGCGCGGAGGTCAAACAAGCCTTGGACGAGTATAGTCCGGAAGTGGTCATTGTCAATGCCGGAGGCGCGCAGTTCATAACGGGAGGCCATATTACAATGAATGATCAGGATGTCGTTGATTTATGCCATTATGCCCCTGAAGCATCCGTCATCACCGTCCATATGGATGCCATTAATCATTGCCTGGTTACACGTGACTTGCTTAAAGCACGCTTGCAGCAGGAGGGGCTGCTGAACCGTGTTGCCCTTCCGCTGGATGGAGAATGGATTCAGATCGATGCCTAA
- a CDS encoding transcriptional regulator, translated as MNSKRPVTPFGWAIKQRLTEMHMDQKKFCELYGIPPYRLSNLIHGTRRAERYRRQVAELLNLPPS; from the coding sequence TTGAACAGCAAACGTCCTGTTACTCCTTTTGGCTGGGCAATCAAACAGCGGCTGACGGAAATGCACATGGATCAGAAGAAATTCTGTGAGCTGTACGGAATTCCGCCTTATCGCCTATCCAATCTGATTCACGGCACCCGCAGGGCCGAGCGCTACAGGCGCCAAGTCGCAGAGCTGCTTAACCTGCCTCCATCCTAG
- a CDS encoding helix-turn-helix domain-containing protein, which translates to MASIYERIEYLIKQKGLTKKSFCEQLNISTGNMGDWKRGKSTPGTHKLIEIGAFFHVSLDWLILGKTTTEILREGGEDYFSGQIRQLNCQSEELLQKEQEFIKEYIEFARYRRLKENDENS; encoded by the coding sequence ATGGCGTCGATATACGAGCGGATAGAATATTTGATCAAACAAAAAGGACTGACAAAAAAGTCCTTCTGCGAACAGCTGAATATCAGTACCGGCAACATGGGGGATTGGAAGCGGGGCAAGTCGACGCCCGGAACACATAAGCTGATCGAGATCGGTGCTTTTTTTCATGTGAGTCTGGATTGGCTGATTCTGGGCAAGACTACAACGGAGATTCTTCGCGAAGGCGGGGAGGATTATTTTTCTGGCCAAATACGGCAACTGAATTGCCAAAGTGAGGAATTGCTGCAGAAGGAGCAAGAATTTATTAAGGAATATATCGAGTTTGCCCGATACCGCAGGCTTAAAGAAAATGACGAAAATTCTTAA
- a CDS encoding polysaccharide deacetylase family protein, whose product MPNKIHNSNERFLIVTADDFGMCHSMNEAIMNLYQADAINSSMIMMPGPWAKEAAEYAKNHHNVNVGIHLTLTSSLPAYKWGPVTRSSRIQSLITAEGYFWEHAAHVEERATAEAIRTEIRSQIEMALTLGIEPTHLDSHEGSLLGLSRGRDFLEIVFDLCQEYRLPFKLPVNIVNQSFLDLEMRELMTERIESARKRGILLIDDLINLPYHLEQGEDYDIAKVKMMEAIKGVGGGITEVVIHPALNTYEMRAITPHWKKREIEYLLFMDEDIHRLLQTEKIQLTSWKDIRDRQRQASGGDTTGNPDYKGCRS is encoded by the coding sequence GTGCCGAATAAAATTCACAACTCTAATGAGCGGTTCCTGATCGTTACCGCCGACGATTTCGGAATGTGCCATTCCATGAATGAGGCTATTATGAACCTGTACCAAGCAGATGCAATCAATTCCAGCATGATTATGATGCCGGGGCCCTGGGCGAAAGAGGCTGCTGAGTATGCCAAAAATCATCACAATGTTAATGTGGGAATTCATCTTACGCTTACTTCGAGTCTCCCGGCCTATAAGTGGGGCCCGGTTACCAGGAGTTCCAGGATACAGTCGTTAATTACTGCAGAGGGATATTTTTGGGAACATGCAGCTCATGTGGAAGAGCGGGCTACTGCTGAAGCCATCCGAACTGAAATCCGAAGTCAGATCGAGATGGCTCTAACACTGGGGATTGAACCGACACACTTGGACAGTCATGAAGGCAGTTTATTGGGATTGTCGAGAGGCCGGGATTTTCTGGAGATCGTATTTGATCTGTGCCAGGAGTACCGGCTGCCTTTTAAGCTGCCTGTTAATATAGTAAATCAATCATTTCTGGATTTAGAGATGAGGGAATTAATGACGGAGAGGATTGAATCGGCGCGGAAAAGAGGGATCTTGTTAATTGATGACTTGATTAATCTTCCTTATCACTTGGAGCAGGGGGAGGACTATGACATTGCTAAGGTTAAAATGATGGAAGCTATAAAAGGTGTGGGAGGAGGGATAACAGAAGTTGTCATCCATCCTGCGCTGAATACTTATGAAATGCGGGCAATTACTCCACACTGGAAGAAAAGGGAGATCGAGTACCTGTTATTTATGGATGAGGATATTCACAGATTACTGCAAACCGAAAAGATTCAGCTCACTTCATGGAAAGACATACGCGATAGACAACGTCAGGCCAGTGGCGGTGACACGACGGGAAACCCGGACTACAAAGGTTGCCGTTCGTAG
- a CDS encoding branched-chain amino acid ABC transporter permease, translated as MEYFIQQLINGISVGSIYALIALGYTMVYGIIKLINFAHGDVFMVGSFIGLYSAKYLANAGLPPVFVLILSLIISMTISALLGITIERFAYKPLRKSTRIAALITAIGVSFLLEYTGVLILGPQAKGFPDIMDKKQYQLFGTSIQVESNQVMILLTTIILMILLQYIVRYTKTGKAMRAVSFDVEAARLMGINVDRTISATFAIGSALAAAAGVIFGMTYNSVDPLMGVMPGLKAFVAAVLGGIGSIPGALVGGLLLGTVETEISSLGFSSWRDGVAFAVLILILIFKPSGLFGKNVREKV; from the coding sequence ATGGAGTACTTCATTCAGCAGTTAATTAACGGTATTTCCGTAGGCAGTATTTACGCTCTAATCGCCCTTGGTTACACCATGGTGTACGGAATTATTAAGCTGATCAACTTTGCGCATGGGGATGTGTTTATGGTCGGTTCGTTTATCGGACTGTACAGCGCAAAATATTTGGCGAACGCAGGGCTCCCTCCTGTGTTTGTGTTGATCTTGTCGCTTATAATTTCGATGACCATCAGCGCACTGCTGGGCATCACGATTGAACGCTTCGCCTACAAGCCGCTGCGCAAATCGACCCGGATTGCCGCACTTATTACGGCCATTGGCGTATCGTTCCTGCTGGAATACACCGGAGTGCTTATTCTCGGGCCTCAGGCGAAAGGCTTCCCGGACATAATGGACAAGAAACAGTACCAGTTGTTCGGCACATCCATTCAAGTGGAATCCAATCAAGTCATGATTCTTCTAACAACCATAATTCTTATGATTCTCTTGCAATATATCGTACGTTACACCAAAACCGGTAAAGCGATGCGGGCGGTATCGTTCGATGTGGAGGCGGCCCGTTTGATGGGGATCAACGTAGACCGCACCATTTCGGCAACTTTTGCTATCGGTTCGGCGCTGGCCGCTGCTGCCGGAGTGATTTTCGGCATGACTTACAACTCCGTCGATCCGCTGATGGGCGTTATGCCGGGGCTTAAAGCTTTTGTAGCCGCAGTGCTTGGAGGCATTGGAAGTATTCCCGGGGCGCTTGTTGGCGGATTGCTGCTGGGAACGGTAGAGACGGAGATTTCTTCGCTCGGATTTTCCTCCTGGCGTGATGGAGTGGCTTTTGCAGTATTGATCCTGATCCTTATCTTTAAACCATCCGGGCTGTTCGGCAAGAATGTCCGGGAGAAAGTGTAG
- a CDS encoding SprT family protein, whose translation MSNEELQLWIEQVSLGSFGVPFRHKASFNNRLTTTGGRYFTKSHNIEINPQQLAMYGREETEKIIKHELCHYHLHLAKRGYMHRDADFKSLLAQVGGSRYCGALPGAKARKPQPYRYKLVCTDCAMEYPRKRKADPKRYRCGKCAGKLKLVALELGNGQST comes from the coding sequence ATGAGTAACGAAGAGCTGCAGCTGTGGATCGAGCAGGTGTCGCTGGGCAGCTTTGGCGTGCCATTCCGGCACAAAGCAAGCTTTAACAACAGACTTACGACAACAGGCGGACGATATTTTACCAAAAGCCATAATATAGAGATTAACCCGCAGCAGCTGGCGATGTATGGGCGTGAAGAGACGGAGAAGATCATCAAGCACGAGCTCTGCCACTACCATCTGCATCTGGCGAAGCGGGGATATATGCACCGGGATGCCGATTTCAAAAGCCTGCTGGCCCAGGTCGGCGGAAGCCGTTACTGCGGAGCGCTGCCGGGGGCCAAGGCCCGCAAGCCGCAGCCTTACCGGTATAAGCTCGTGTGCACCGATTGTGCCATGGAATATCCGCGCAAGCGCAAGGCTGACCCGAAGCGCTACCGCTGCGGCAAATGTGCCGGCAAGCTGAAGCTGGTAGCACTTGAACTAGGGAATGGCCAGTCTACTTAA
- a CDS encoding ABC transporter substrate-binding protein, with the protein MKKIGAIILSTVLTAVLASGCGNDNTENSGNSASGGNSGGGTIKIGANLELTGGQASFGDSVSKGAKLAVQQINDAGGILGKKLELIVADNASKSEEATQAAQKLITNDKVVTIIGASTSTNTLGIVPVATEKKIPLVSVGATNPKVTVDERSGKVNEWVFRTAFIDPFQGEVMANFAVDSLKAKTAVIYTDTSSDYSKGLQKFFEETFKAKGGEVLSQESYQQKDSDFKAVLTRIKEQNPDVIYLPGYYEEVGKIVKQAREMGITVPFLGGDGWDSPQLAEIAGKEALDNTYMSNHYSPEDTATEVTSFVDAYKAANGGAVPDGMAALGYDSLKLVADAITRAGEADPAKIKDALAATKDLQLATGKITLNETHDPVKAAVVLKFVDGTQTFETKVNP; encoded by the coding sequence ATGAAGAAAATTGGGGCCATTATTTTGTCAACAGTACTGACTGCAGTATTGGCATCGGGCTGCGGCAACGACAACACAGAGAACAGCGGAAACTCTGCAAGCGGCGGCAATTCTGGCGGGGGCACTATCAAAATCGGCGCGAACCTTGAGCTCACGGGCGGCCAGGCCTCTTTCGGCGATTCCGTATCCAAAGGCGCGAAGCTGGCGGTACAGCAGATCAATGACGCAGGCGGCATACTCGGCAAGAAACTGGAATTAATCGTAGCCGATAACGCCTCGAAATCCGAGGAAGCCACGCAAGCCGCGCAAAAACTGATTACCAATGATAAGGTTGTTACCATCATTGGTGCTTCGACCTCGACCAACACGCTGGGGATTGTCCCGGTGGCTACCGAGAAGAAAATACCGCTGGTATCCGTAGGTGCCACCAACCCTAAAGTGACGGTGGATGAGCGCAGTGGCAAAGTGAACGAATGGGTGTTCCGCACTGCCTTTATCGATCCTTTCCAAGGAGAAGTTATGGCTAACTTTGCTGTAGATTCGCTGAAAGCCAAAACAGCTGTAATTTACACAGACACGTCGAGTGACTATTCCAAGGGTCTGCAAAAGTTCTTTGAAGAAACCTTTAAGGCAAAAGGCGGAGAGGTGCTGAGCCAGGAATCCTATCAGCAAAAAGACTCCGACTTCAAAGCCGTGCTGACACGGATCAAAGAGCAAAACCCGGATGTAATCTATCTGCCGGGCTATTATGAAGAAGTTGGCAAAATCGTAAAGCAAGCCCGCGAGATGGGCATTACAGTTCCATTCCTTGGCGGTGACGGCTGGGATTCTCCGCAACTCGCTGAAATCGCCGGCAAAGAGGCTCTGGACAACACTTATATGTCCAACCATTACTCACCGGAAGATACAGCTACTGAAGTTACATCCTTCGTTGATGCCTACAAAGCTGCCAATGGGGGCGCAGTACCGGACGGGATGGCCGCTCTTGGTTATGATTCCCTGAAGCTGGTTGCTGACGCCATTACCCGTGCAGGTGAGGCCGATCCTGCCAAGATTAAAGATGCTTTGGCAGCAACCAAAGATCTGCAGCTGGCTACCGGTAAAATCACGCTCAACGAAACACATGACCCAGTTAAAGCAGCTGTCGTTCTGAAATTCGTTGACGGCACACAAACTTTCGAAACAAAGGTAAATCCGTAA
- a CDS encoding branched-chain amino acid ABC transporter permease, whose translation MISKKFWRGIIVALAFYGVVQVLLTTGIFSDVTRSMLLLIGVNIMLAVSLNLITGITGQFSIGHAGFMSVGAYTSAILTLDYNVPFVPVIIAGGLLAAVFGVLIGMPTLRLNGDYLAIATLGFGEIIRIIMLNTEFVGGASGLSGIPAKTTWTLLFLFTLITVVVINNFIRSTHGRACLAIRENEIAAEAMGINTTRYKIIAFTIGALFAGIAGGLSAHTFYVITPGSFNFLKSFEIIVMVVLGGLGSTAGSIVGAVFVTLLYTYLREFPEWRMIIYSIVLILMMIFRPSGLLGTTKFSFGKLGKKEVKADDSITGSSAS comes from the coding sequence ATGATAAGCAAAAAGTTCTGGAGGGGCATTATTGTTGCCCTGGCGTTTTATGGAGTCGTTCAAGTTCTTCTAACAACGGGAATATTCAGTGATGTTACAAGGTCGATGCTTCTCTTGATCGGTGTCAACATCATGCTGGCGGTATCGCTTAACCTCATTACCGGGATTACCGGACAATTCTCCATCGGTCATGCAGGCTTTATGTCTGTAGGTGCGTACACTTCGGCGATTCTGACACTGGATTATAACGTTCCATTCGTTCCGGTGATTATTGCCGGCGGTTTGCTCGCTGCTGTGTTTGGGGTCCTGATCGGAATGCCTACACTCCGGCTGAATGGTGACTATCTGGCCATCGCCACACTGGGGTTCGGCGAGATTATCCGGATCATCATGCTGAACACGGAATTCGTCGGCGGCGCCTCCGGGCTCAGCGGCATCCCTGCCAAAACGACCTGGACCCTGCTATTTCTCTTTACCTTAATTACAGTGGTTGTGATCAATAACTTTATAAGATCCACACATGGCCGGGCCTGCCTTGCCATCCGCGAGAATGAAATCGCCGCAGAGGCGATGGGGATTAACACGACGCGCTATAAGATTATTGCCTTTACGATCGGTGCATTGTTCGCCGGTATAGCGGGCGGATTGTCTGCGCATACGTTCTACGTGATTACTCCGGGCAGCTTTAACTTTCTGAAATCGTTCGAGATTATCGTTATGGTTGTTCTCGGGGGACTCGGCAGTACAGCCGGCTCCATTGTGGGTGCTGTCTTTGTAACCTTGCTCTACACCTATCTGCGTGAATTCCCGGAATGGCGGATGATTATTTATTCGATCGTTCTGATCCTGATGATGATATTCCGTCCAAGCGGGCTGCTGGGTACAACGAAATTTTCATTCGGCAAGCTTGGCAAAAAGGAGGTGAAGGCAGATGACAGCATCACAGGCAGCAGTGCTTCTTGA